A genomic stretch from Hemicordylus capensis ecotype Gifberg chromosome 1, rHemCap1.1.pri, whole genome shotgun sequence includes:
- the LOC128322369 gene encoding uncharacterized protein LOC128322369 has product MSTPMEVGFLKQKESKESLESNENYRMGIVKLLFIPTVSHPDIAGAVGILCRKMNSLTKEAWIALKIIAQYLKGTADLELVLPACEQSKLVGYMDANWAEDNDDRKSTSGNVFFYGGEANSWLGTPY; this is encoded by the coding sequence ATGAGTACTCCAATGGAAGTGGGTTTCCTAAAGCAGAAGGAATCCAAAGAGTCTTTGGAAAGCAATGAAAACTACAGAATGGGAATTGTAAAGTTACTGTTCATTCCAACTGTATCGCATCCTGATATTGCAGGAGCAGTTGGAATATTGTGTAGGAAAATGAATTCACTGACAAAGGAGGCCTGGATTGCACTTAAAATAATTGCACAGTATTTAAAGGGCACAGCAGATCTGGAATTAGTACTGCCAGCATGTGAGCAATCCAAGTTAGTAGGATACATGGATGCCAACTGGGCTGAAGATAATGATGACAGAAAGTCAACTAGTGGCAATGTATTTTTCTATGGAGGAGAAGCAAACTCGTGGTTaggcactccctactga